Part of the Hippopotamus amphibius kiboko isolate mHipAmp2 chromosome 7, mHipAmp2.hap2, whole genome shotgun sequence genome, GTATATCTCTAATATAATTCTGACATCCTTCcttacttccatttttttccctctcaaataTAGTCCTACACAAAGTTCTTTTCCAGAGGAGAATATGGAGTTGGCCAAGAAATCACAAGCagggagaagaaaatataaataatggaaaataaaggaTTCTTCCTAGGAAAAGTCGGATTTTTTAGTGATGTGTGGGAGTTACGTAAAAGGCCACAGTATACTTTAGCAGTACCCCCTTGCTTATATGTAAAGCACGGGTTGTTTCTTGCCTCAGTCCTAATGCTGCAAAGACCTACGCCCCTTCTCCCAGCCTGTCTGTTCCATACTCCCTGCCCCTCACCTTTCACCCAACTAGCTGCTCTTGTCGAGACCCTGACTTTCAGCCTCCCTCAGCCTCCACCCTGGGCTGGATTagatccttcttttccttccacaGCCCACTGCCATCAGCTGATGTGCCACATTTGGCTGTAATTACATAGTTAGGTTGATCGCCTCCAACTAGTTTGTGATCTCTTTGGTAGAGAGGTTATGTTCTCGTGTCTCCAGTGTCTAGCACTGCAGAGTTTCCAAAGGTGACGTCTACATACCCACCCTTAAATCACAATCTCAAGGGGTGAGGCCTAGGAATCTGTTTTTGTTTAACCCACTCTCTAGGTGATGCTTAAactagtttgaaaaccactgtgtCGTAAAACCTGAAATTAGCTGGATGAATGTATTTCGAGGTGTTTGTGTCTTTTCTGTGTGGGGCTTTGCGAAGAGAAATGCTTTCTAGGCACGGGGTCAAAGCTGAAAAAGTCTAGTGCTTTTGTAAAAGATCATGAGATCACTCTGCTTTCTCCATtaattcctttctgtttctgggtATGCATttttgtgtgcaggcttttctgcCTTGGGCCTCTTTTGTCAGATATCGCTCATCTGTGAGTTGAGGCCCTGACTCCCTTCCCACAGAAGGAAGAGTCATCTCTCTTTGAAGATGAACTCAACGGACCACCTTCAGGATGCCCCCAACACCACCCTGCTACGTGTGCCTCACTCCCAGGGAGGAAACAGCACTGCTCTCCAGGAGGACCTGCAGGACCTCATCCACACGGCCACCTTGGTGACCTGCACCTTCCTGCTCGCAATCATCTTCTTCCTGGGCTCTTACGGCAACTTCATTGTCTTCTTGTCCTTCTTTGACCCGGCCTTCAGGAAATTCAGAACCAACTTTGATTTCATGATCCTGAACCTGTCCTTCTGTGACCTCTTCATTTGTGGCGTGACGGCCCCCATGTTCACCTTCGTGTTGTTCTTCAGCTCAGCCAGCGGCATACCGGATGCTTTCTGCTTCACCTTCCACCTCACCAGCTCCGGCTTCATCATCATGTCCCTCAAGACGGTGGCGGTGATCGCCCTGCATCGGCTCCACATGGTGCTGGGGAAGCAGCCGAACCGCACAGCCTCCTTTCCCTGCACCTTGCTCCTCACTCTGCTCCTCTGGGCCACCAGTTTCACCCTCGCCACCTTGGCCACCCTGAAAACCAGCAAGTCCCACCTCTGCCTTCCCATGTCCAGTCTGATGGCTGGAGAAGGGAAAGCCATCCTGTCTCTCTATGTGGTGGACTTCACCTTCTGTGTTGCCGTGGTCTCTGTGTCTTACATCATGATTGCTCAGACCCTGCGGAAAAATGCTCAAGTCAGAAAGTGCCCCCCTGTCATCACAGTTGATGCTTCCAGACCACAGCCTTTCATGGGGGCCCCTGGGAAGGGAGGTGGAGATCCCATCCAGTGTACCATGCCAGCTCTGTACAGGAACCAGAATTACAACAAGCTGCAGCATGTCCAGACCCACGGATACACCAAGAGCCCCAGCCAGCTGCCAACCCCAGCGGCCAGCCGGCTCCGGCTGGTGTCGGCTGTCAATCTCTCCACGGCTAAGGATTCCAAGGCGGTAGTCACCTGTGTGATCATTGTGCTGTCGGTCCTGGTGTGCTGTCTTCCACTGGGGATCTCCTTGGTGCAGGTGGTTCTGTCCAGCAATGGAAGCTTCATCCTTTACCAGTTTGAACTGTTTGGTTTTACGCTTATATTTTTCAAGTCAGGATTAAACCCTTTTATATATTCGCGGAACAGTGCAGGGCTGAGAAGGAAAGTGCTATGGTGCCTCCAGTACATAGGCCTGGGTTTCTTCTGCTGCAAACAGAAGACTCGACTTCGAGCCATGGGGAAAGGGAGCCTCGAAGTCAACAGAAACAAATCCTCCCATCATGAAACAAACTCTGCCTACATGTTGTCTCCGAAGCCTCAGAAGAAATTTGTGGACCAGGCCTGCGGCCCAAGTCCTTCGAAGGAAAGTGTGGTCAGTCCCAAGATGTCTGCTGGACATCAACACTACGGTCAGAGCAGCTCGACCCCCATCAACACTCGCATTGAGCCGTACTACAGTATCTATAACAGCAGCCCGTCCCAGGAAGAAAGTATCCCACGTAGCTTACAGCCAGTAACCTCTTTTGGATTTGCCACTTCATATATTGCCATGCATTATCACACCACTAATGATTTAATGCAAGAATATGACAGTACTTCAGCCAAGCAGATTCCAGTCCCCTCTGTTTAGAGTCATGGAGGCTAGAGAATCTTGTGgataatgttttttgtttctgatactaattgattttttaaaattttgtgagaCCAGAGGTACATCAAAACTTAAAGACCTCGACAGTGGACACTAATGACTTTATTTTGTCTGAAGCATTAGCATCTATTGATTAGCTTTGCAGTTTCTTGACATT contains:
- the GPR75 gene encoding probable G-protein coupled receptor 75, with the protein product MNSTDHLQDAPNTTLLRVPHSQGGNSTALQEDLQDLIHTATLVTCTFLLAIIFFLGSYGNFIVFLSFFDPAFRKFRTNFDFMILNLSFCDLFICGVTAPMFTFVLFFSSASGIPDAFCFTFHLTSSGFIIMSLKTVAVIALHRLHMVLGKQPNRTASFPCTLLLTLLLWATSFTLATLATLKTSKSHLCLPMSSLMAGEGKAILSLYVVDFTFCVAVVSVSYIMIAQTLRKNAQVRKCPPVITVDASRPQPFMGAPGKGGGDPIQCTMPALYRNQNYNKLQHVQTHGYTKSPSQLPTPAASRLRLVSAVNLSTAKDSKAVVTCVIIVLSVLVCCLPLGISLVQVVLSSNGSFILYQFELFGFTLIFFKSGLNPFIYSRNSAGLRRKVLWCLQYIGLGFFCCKQKTRLRAMGKGSLEVNRNKSSHHETNSAYMLSPKPQKKFVDQACGPSPSKESVVSPKMSAGHQHYGQSSSTPINTRIEPYYSIYNSSPSQEESIPRSLQPVTSFGFATSYIAMHYHTTNDLMQEYDSTSAKQIPVPSV